The genomic window TACTTCCTCCTACATTTACTTTGTCTTTTTTATTAGAGCAGCCACAGCTGCTCCCACATCTATCCCTACAAGCTCACCCAAAACTTTTCTGGAGACAACCTCTTCTATCCTAATCCCTTCTTCCTTAGCCAGATCAACGATCTTTTCTCTTAACCTCTTATCGCAATCTTTACTAACAAAAATTACCTCTACTTCTCCT from Caldisericia bacterium includes these protein-coding regions:
- a CDS encoding ribosomal L7Ae/L30e/S12e/Gadd45 family protein, yielding MLEELRIKKRRVVGFKETLKALKRGEVEVIFVSKDCDKRLREKIVDLAKEEGIRIEEVVSRKVLGELVGIDVGAAVAALIKKTK